In the genome of bacterium, the window TTACTGGTATTACTCCTATAAGCATTGACTTTTACACAAGATTTTGGACTTGACTCCTTAACGAACTCGTAAAATGTTTAAAATTTATAGTTAATCTTCGAAGTTGCCCCAACGGTCAATCTCGCCTCGCCTTTCCGAAAGCAGAGGATCCCACATCTTTTCGACGTTCATCTCATGCCCTGCATTTTCGGCTTTTTCACATTCATCGATGATCGCCAGCTGGTAGTCCAGAATTACAAAGCTATTGGGATGAATTGATAACTTCCGCAAAAAGTCTTGTTTTTATGTATAATATTATTACATAATAGAACTAATGATCGAAATTCTCTGTCCGCCTGTAAACGGAAAGAATTGCTCTTTTGGGAGGTGACATGGTGGGATCATAAATTGTCAGCGGGCACTTTAAAAGCGGCCAGGGGTGGGCAGATCAAAAGCGGCCAGTCAGCGAGGAGTTAAGTTTATTCTTTTTTTGATTCATTATCAAGTTCTTTTTGTTCTTTCTCATCTGCGTGTTTCAATCGATAGCTACGGCCAGTAATCATGATCATATGGACGGTGTGCATCATGCGGTCGAGGATGGCAGAAGTTGCGGCATTATCCCCGAGGAGTTTTCCCCAATCTTCCAGGGGGCGGTTGGTGGCGATCAGGGTGGATCCGTGGCGATAGCGGCGATGGATAATTTCGAGCAGATCTTCGGCTGCGGTGGGAGCGAGATTGCGCATGCCAAATTCATCGACGACCAACAAATCGGGTTTGACCAAATCATGGATCATCTGTTTGCGCTGGCCCAGAGCGGTGGCTTCAGCGAGTTCCTCAGCCAGATCAAAGATAGAGCGGTAGATGACCGTAAAGCCTTTTTCCACAGCGGCAATAGCCAGGCCGATGGCGAGATGAGTTTTACCGACTCCTGGCGGGCCAAGAAGGATGACCGGTTCGTTATTTTGGATAAAGCGGCAAGCGGCCAAATCCATGATGTTTTTCTTGCGGATGGCCGGGTTAAAGGAAAAGTCAAAGGTGTCCAGGGTTTTGAGCTCAGGCAATTTGGCCGATTTCAGCCTTCGGTTCAAGAGCCGTTCTTGCCGTTTAAGGAGTTCATCTTTCAGCAGATTGGTGAGAAAATCCAGATACGAGAGGTCGTTGGCCTGCGCCTCCTGCAAGCGGATGGGTAAGCCATTGGCCATGCCGGAGAGGCGGATCATCTTGAGCTGGTAGAGGATCTGTTCCATGCTAATCTCCTTTTTCGGTGAGCTGCTGCAGGGCTTGTGCGTAATGCTGATAATCTTGCGGCGGCCGAATGATTTCATGGTGTTGCAGGAAAGCAGTCCTGCCATCGTCCAGGTCAAGGTCGTACTGCCGGTTTTCGCACAGCGCTTTGATCGTATGATAGCGCACGGAGTGAATTTGCTGGGCTTGATAACAGGCTTGCTCCAGAGTATCGGCGGAGTATTTCTTATAGAGCTGCAGGATGCCACGGATGGCGCGGAAGCCCAGTTGACCTCTGGCCAGGATAATCTCTTGTCCTGCCTTTTGACAATGCGGGCCGATCTCGGCCAGCCGGGATAGCAGATACCGCTTGGTCTCTTCCATGGTGCGGCAAAATCCCTCGGGCAGGTGTTCTTTATTGGTGCTGAAACGCCCCGATTCGATAGTGCGATGAAACGCCACGACCTGATCTTTGAGCAGAACTTTCACTGTTTCAGCATTGAAGCGGACTTGGACCCTTTGCCCGATCAATTTGTGGGAGACCGAGTAATAGGCGCCTTTGACTTCGATATGGCCATCGTCAAGGACAGTGCGCTGTCCGATCTGGAAATAGACAAATGCCATTGCCGGCAAGGGCTTTAAAGCAGGTTTTTCTTCGTTGATGAAAACCGCCCAGACTTGACGTTTGGTGGTACCGTGAATCCGGGTACGCGCCACATTTTTATTCCAGTTTCGCAGATGGGCATTCTCGGCTTCAAGCGATTCAAATTTCAGTCCTTTAAGCGCATTGTCTTTGGTGTAGCCGACGCCGGATTCTGTTTTTCCCTTATGCTCCGGCTTTCGGGGCAAACAGGGCAACGGCACAAAACCGGTATGTTTGGCAAATTCAGCGTATAAGGGATATAGCTCGGGTTCAAAGAGATTGGCATCCAAAACACCGCTTTTAAGATTGTCGTAGCGGATCACGGCTGGCACCCCGCCAAATTCGGTAAAGGCATGCTCGTGGCAGCGGATGAAAGTCTCAACGTCCTGTTTCCATACCACTTCCTCATAGGAGTGGCGGGAATAGGAAAGCACCATTTTGAAAAACCACGGACGTTGGTAGCGGCCGTTTTTCAGAACAGGTGCGCCGCGGCCAAAGTCGACTTGCGCCTCCTCACCGGGTAAGACGTGCATATGACCAACAAGATGAGGCGTACGCTTCTTGAACTTACGCACGAAGCGCTTTATGCAGTCATATGATCCTTTGAATGCAAAGTCGGCTACAAGGTCCTGGTAGATGCGTTGTGCGGTGAGACCCACTTCAAGCTTTTGGGTGATTTGCTCTGCATAGATGGCCGCATTGCTGACTCTGGTGGGTAAATGGACAGGTAGTTGCGGGGGTGAGACTACGTCGAATTCGCCCGGCGGGCACTTTGGCCGGTTTTCAATTAAAGCCGGACACTCGGTGGGCACTTTGGCCGGTTTTGAACGCCGTGGATCATACTTGGCTATGGTCTCGCGACGGATGCCGGTTTCTCTTTCGATCTGGCGGTAGGACCAGCCAAGCTTCAGTAATTGTTCGATTAAAATAGTCTTGTCCATCTTCAGTATGTTGGCCATGGCTTTCCCTCCAAATGGTTGGAGGGAAATATTCAAATTTTATGCCTGACTTATGCATGCTGAAAGTGGCCGGTTTTAAAGTGCCCATTGCTGGCCGGTTTTGAGTGCCCGCTGACACAAATAGTGGATAAGTATGCTGGACATAGATAAAGGAAGTCGACATTGAAACTCCTTTCAATTTTATTCAGGCTTGTAAATACTGAAAGAAATACATCAGCAAATAGGAGATTGGAGCCACCACCACCACCACCAAAACGCCCATTATCTCTTGTCGGCAATATCGATGCAAATTGTCCCTATTGCGGCAGTGCCCTTAAAAAAAAGCCTGGCGCAAAAACAAAATGCCCTTTCTGCGGATGTTATATTTTTGTAAGAACCCGCCCGATTGACAAAAAGCAAGTTCTCGTAACACAAGATGAGATTGAAATAATTGAAGAAGAGTGGGCAATAGTAAATGGAACCCACGAATTTTACCTGGCGGGAAAACGCGAGCGTGAAAGTATTCGAGATGAATTGCATAAAAAGTTTGGTCATCCTCCAGACAAAGAGGACATTGAGTGGGTTCGTTTAAATAGGCAACTCCATCGGGAGGCTCGAGAGAATGCCTGGGGAGGATATACCAGCACCAGACGGCAGATGGCGGAAGCACTTCAAAAAAGGAATAAATTGGATCATGCTTTACGGACCTATTTGGAAGTGTGCTATCTGGATCTAAATGGTCCACAAAACTGTACGGTATATCTCTATAAAGAAGCTAATCCCAGAAAAGAACCCCGCTTTTTACCTAAAGAGGGTATGCTTGCAATTGAGATAGACCAAGTCATTTCTATCTCCAAAAAGAACGGCATTACGGTATCAGAACTAAAAAGGCTATTTTTCGAAATAGCCAATAAACAGCACCAAAACTTAAGACTCCCATTATCTCCAGAGAAAGCATGGGAGCTAGTAGATAAGCAGTTGAGGGATGCAAAACTGGTAGAGTGATGAACTAGACCCAATATTGTGGACACCCTGAAAAGTTCAGGTCTTTATAGCCAACTAGCGGTTGTTTAAGGAACTCGAGAACTTCGACCGGCGGAGAACAAGAAACGGCCCAAGGCGTTTGACAAGAAAACAAGGAAGGGGTATAGCGATCATTTTCCGGTTGAGATGGTTGTTGAGATTAAATAACGCTCCAACACAGTGGTTAAGCACACTGGCGTATTTGTTTTGAAATCTACTTCAAGCTCTTGCAGCAAGCTCAATCTGCAAAGGATGGAATCCATGAAAACCTCAACTCTCATGGTCCTCGCACTCATTTTAGGTGCGCTAGGAGTCTGTCGGATTTAATTTGTAAGTGTTTATTTTTATTATGATGGCACTTTAGCGGATAATTTTATAAACATCTATTAATCAATAGCTTATATTTTTTCAAAATCTCAATTCCGACAGACTCCTAGGGATCGTGTTGATAATTTTTGGCATCACGACAGGTAAACATGGTGCCACGGTCATTGGTATAATTGCTTCCGGGGTAGCAGCTCAACGCTTCCTCTCGTTGCGAAAGAAAAGCGGCAGCGAGAAAAAGTAGGATCAACTAAAACCGAGAAAGTGGACACCTTGAGAAATCCGTATCTTCATAACCGGTTATTAGTTGCAAGAGCACATTGAGACCTTAATAGCCGGCAGAATTCATTCAGCCAAAGCTATACAATCCATGTTCAGTTTGAACATTCAAATAATGCGACTTAAATGTGTGCGGTAATTTGCTGTTATAGCCAGGAAGATATCATGAGGGGCATGCCATGGCAGAGATGATTCCAGAAAGCATTAGCGCAAACTCCGAGGCAACTGCAGGGGAAAAACGTATATTTAGACTTCTACAAGACGCCCTCACACCAGATGAAGATTTCCTCGTTTGGTATGAGCCTAAAATCATCGACAGGTATAGCGACTTTATCATTTTCTCCCAACGATTTGGATTAATAGCAGTCGAGGTCAAAGACTGGGTCATATCCAATATTAAGGAATTCAATCCACGCATTTTTAAGGGAATTTTCCACGGCGTAGAGAAAGAAGTTGCCAATCCCGTGGCTCAGGCAAGAGATGTCGCTACAAGAATCATGGAATTATTGAGAAGCATATCGTCACTCGTCCATCTCGAAGGTGAATTCCGCAATAAGTTAAAATTTCCGGTAGGTCATTGTGCCATACTTGCTAATATTTCAAGAGCGCAGGCACAGGAGAAGGGATTACTCTCCAACGCACAAATTTTAGGTGATTTTCAGACCTTATTTAGCGATGATATAAGCTTTGATGTTGATGATAAGGAGCAGTGCCGGGAATTTATTACAAAACTGAAGAAAACATTCACAGTGAAATATTATTTTGAACCTTTAACATATAATGATTTAAATGCATTACGTTTTGCGATATTCCCTGAAGTCCGGGTCAATGTAAGTAAAATTAGGAAGCTCAGAACTGCTGAAGATGAAGAATTATTAAAGACGTTGGATCTTCAACAAGAGAGAACTGCAAAGAGTTTAGGAGAAGGCCATCGAATCTTGAAAGGGGTTGCTGGAAGCGGCAAGACCCTCGTATTGGCCTGCAGGGTTAAGTACTTAAAACAAATCCACCCACGCTGGCGAATCCTTGTCGTTTGCTTCAATATTTCATTGAGACAATACCTTCGGCAACTAATACAGGTTTCCGGCAATTCGGGCACAGTAAATAATGATATTGATATTTTTCATTTTCATGGATTAGTTAAAGAATTGACCAACGCTAATTTAACCAAGCTTCCGGATGAATCAGAAGATGAATATGATATTCGGGTTGGTAGAATTTTGATAGGTGCGATAGCTGAGGGTCGTATTAAGAAAGGCATCTATGACGCAATATTGATTGATGAAGGTCAAGATTTTACGACTGAATGGATGCAGGGTTTATCTCAGCTGTTAAATGAGAATTCAGATAGTCTACTATTTTGCTACGATCCAGCTCAAAACGTATTTGGGAAACGAAAGCCGAATTGGAAAACTGCTGGTTTCAAAGTCCAGGGCAAAAAACCCTCTGAACTAAAAAAGAGTTATCGCAATACTGTGGAGATTTTAAGTATCGCTACCAAATTAGGCAGGATCGATGCGCAAGCGAAACAGAATACAGATGATATTATTGATTGTACTTTGTTTCCCGAAATAGCCACTAAGAGGCATGGGGAATTGCCAGTTCTAAAGTATTTTCAAGATGATGAAAGCCTCGTTGATTTCATATTGGACGAAATTGGCAAATATATAGAACAAAAAGAGTGCACTTTCGCTGATATTGGAGTTCTATATACTGATTGGAAAGTATTACCTCCTCTTTTCCTCGATAAATTCGAAAAAGTTTTTGGAGCTGATAAGTGCTATTGGGTTACACGTGATAGAGAAAGCAAAATCAACCTCGATATCTCCTCCAATGATGTTAAACTACTTACTCTAGAATCATGCAAAGGCCTGGAATTTAGAATCGTGTTTTTTTCTGGTCTTGAAGATTTACCCAAGAGAACTCGCGATGAGGAGTCACAGAGGAGCCTTGCCTATGTTGGACTTACCAGGGCCCAAGATGTCTTATACGTTACTGCATTGCGAAAGTCCGGGTATGTCGAAGAACTTGATAATATTCTCGCATCAATGAAACCATCAGAATATTTGCCTCGGTAAACCAGCTATTTTAAGGGAGGCTGTGCGTAAAAAGACGCCATTCAGTAACAATTTTTGGGGACTGTTTCTAAGTGCAGAAGTGGGTGGTTATGAAAGCTGGATATCTCATGAGCGGGTAGTATTTTGCGGTATTGGCCGGGCAGGGGCCAAAAGTTTTTAGTCAGATTACTGTTATAAACAGAGCACGGAATCTTTACAGCCGGTAGAATTCATTCTACCATCAACTATGCAGTCCCGTCACAGTTTGAAATTCCAAATCTTGTGGCTTAACTGTGTGTCGCAATTTTCGGGGATTGACCATTCCATTGGTGAAGTGAGCAGGCAGTTTAATCTGTAAGCTGGCAAGAAGAGTAATTGAGGAATCGCCATTCTATGACAGAGGTAGTTAAGAGAGGTTACATAGGTCTCACGGATCCAGATTGGTATGACTATCTATCCAACCATCCTCATCTGGATGAAGTGAATTTCTGGCAACCACATGGCAACCGTGCATTTAGAGCCATCGAGCCTGGCGAGATGTTCTTCTTCAAACTGAGGGCACCATTCAAGAGAATAGCTGGATTTGGTTTTTTCGAGCGTTATGAATCTCTCCCCGCTTGGCTTGCCTGGGAAAGCTTTGGCGAGATGAATGGCGCCCCCGACTTCGAATCCATGGTTGACCGGATTATCCGTCTTAGGGGTGACAATGGTTCACGTTCGGGTGATTTCCAGATTGGCTGTATTATGGTCACAGCTCCTGTCTTTTTCCCAGAAGATGATTGGATTAAGCCGCCCAATAATTGGGCTGCCACCGGCATACAACAGGGCAAGAGGTACGATTTGCTTTCTGGTGAGGGATATCGCATATTTCATGAATGCATGGAGCGGGCCGAACATAGTGAGCGCTATTGGAACGTAGACCATGTTGCAGACGATGCACCTCGATACGGTGAGCCCCTATTGGTTCGTCCAAGACTTGGGCAGGGGATATTCAGTCTAGAGGTCCGTGATGCCTATCGTGGCGCATGTGCGGTCACCGGTGAACATTCCGGACCCGTACTAGAAGCATCTCACATTGTCCCATATGGCCGGGGTGGAAAACATACTATTGACAATGGACTTCTGCTTAGAAGCGATCTACATCGCTTGTTCGACCGAGGATATGTTACTGTAACACCAGAATATAAATTTCGAGTGGGTGAAAGGCTTCGCCAAGAGTTCAACAATGGTAGAAGCTATTATGGTCTTAATGATTTGACGATATTCATTCCAGAGCGAGAAGCCTGGCAACCGAAGCGTGAGTATCTTGAATGGCATCTGATAGAATTGTTCAAGGGTTAATTCTTGTTAAAAGGTATCAACCGGCATCTGCTTACATTCACTTTGCCCAGCCTCAACGGCAAATTCGTGAGTCCTTGTTTGACTAACGTAAGAAGTCACCGAAGGATAAATCCGAAGCTTATAATAAAGTTTTGAAAAGCCAAGTGCATAATTAGAGTCAAGTCCAAAATCTTGTGTAAAAGTCAATGCTTATGGGCGTAATACCAGTAAGGTGTAACCTTACTGGTATTACGCGGCATCCTTTTCATCGTTTTCTGATGAGCTGGCTTCCTGTTCATATCAAAATTGAGGTAGCGTCTACCCGTCCGATTGGTCCTGTAGACCAAAAACGCAAGAAAACTCGGACTCATACCATCTAGCTGATATTTTCCCCGCTTAATTTTAGCCTTTTCTCGACCTTGTTTGGATACATGCAAAATCTGCATATAAGATCAACTATCAGCAGTTTTCAGCATGATGATGCTCATCGTATATTGCAGTGTCCAGACCTGCGGTCAAAGGCAAAAGTCGCGCAAGAGTTACCTATTCGTGAAATTGGCCGAAATTGTCCTCGGACCCGGTTGATTCTAGGGAAATCGAAGTGCTGCAGCGGCCGTAAGAGCAGGGGGATTTGCACAAAGTCCGGTTGCGACAGCAGCCCGCGACCAAAATGTCGAGCAACTCGACTTTTTGGTCGAAATTGCTTAACTATTTTCGGCACAATATCGGCTTATCATATTGATTATTTGCATATTATATCTATCTAAGAGGTCTGGCATAGGAATTGCAGAAATCAAGGATAAATATTACTTAACTTAAAGGCCTTCATATGATAAAAGACGTCTGTACACGCATCGTTAAAACCACTGCAATACTATTGGCTCTGCTCCACAGTCAATTTGAAGTGCTTCAAGCACAAAACTTACCCACGGCCACATCCAGCCTCTTTTCTGGTTCGGGTAATTGTGCCATGTGTCACAGTGCCGCTAGTGGTGTTTTTACGACGTCAACCGGGACGGATATCTCCCCGGTCGCTCTCTGGCAGTCGACCATGATGGCCAATGCCGCCAAAGATCCCCTGTGGCAGGCCAAGGTGACCGCTGAAGTGGCTGAACACCCGGCCCTGCAGGCAGTGATCGAAGACAAATGCACCACCTGTCATATGCCGATGGGCAAGACAGAGGCCTTTCATCTTGGGAACGCCCACTTTTCCTTCGAAGCCGGCACGACAGATCCTTTGAGCATGGACGGTGTCAGCTGTACCCTGTGCCACCAGATCCAGCCGCAAAATCTCGGCACAATAGAGAGCTTTTCCGGCGCCTATCAGATAACAGATATTCACGACATCTTCGGTCCCTATCCAAATCCGATTACCACGACAATGTTCAACCAGGTCGGTTATACACCGCTACATTCTAGCCATGTGAATCATTCCGAGCTCTGCGCCACTTGTCATACCCTGTATACGCCATACGTCAACAATCAGGGCGAGGTGGCTGGGTATTTTCCTGAGCAGACACCTTACCTTGAATGGCTGAATAGCCAATATTCCAGCCAATCGGTCTACTGCCAGACCTGCCATATGCCTGCCAGTCCTGAGCCGATGAGGATTTCCAGTCGGCCTCTTGGGTCTTCCGAAAAGCGTACACCCATTTGGGGGCACGATTTCGTCGGTGGAAATATCTTCATGAACACTCTGATTAAAGCGAACGCCTCGGAATTAGGGGTGACCGCCAAAGACTCCCGCAGCGATATCACCATCGAGATAACAAGGCAGATGCTCCAGGAGCGAACGGTGGAGCTTACGGCAGAGGCATTTCTGACCGGCGATACCCTGTGGGCTGAAGTGCAGGTCAAAAACCTGACCGGTCACAAGTTCCCCACCGGTTTTCCAAGCCGGCGCGCTTGGATTCATCTCCGCGTCACTGATGACCGGGGTAATCCTGTTTTTGAATCGGGCAACTGGGATGCCAACGGTGAGATCATCGGCCTCGACGAAGGATGTGAGCCTCATCACACAGTGATTTCGATGCCAGAGCAGGTACAGATCTATGAGGCGGTCATGCAAGATGTAGACAATGAAGTGACTTACACCCTACTTCGCGGCGCACGATACCACAAGG includes:
- the istB gene encoding IS21-like element helper ATPase IstB gives rise to the protein MEQILYQLKMIRLSGMANGLPIRLQEAQANDLSYLDFLTNLLKDELLKRQERLLNRRLKSAKLPELKTLDTFDFSFNPAIRKKNIMDLAACRFIQNNEPVILLGPPGVGKTHLAIGLAIAAVEKGFTVIYRSIFDLAEELAEATALGQRKQMIHDLVKPDLLVVDEFGMRNLAPTAAEDLLEIIHRRYRHGSTLIATNRPLEDWGKLLGDNAATSAILDRMMHTVHMIMITGRSYRLKHADEKEQKELDNESKKE
- the istA gene encoding IS21 family transposase — protein: MANILKMDKTILIEQLLKLGWSYRQIERETGIRRETIAKYDPRRSKPAKVPTECPALIENRPKCPPGEFDVVSPPQLPVHLPTRVSNAAIYAEQITQKLEVGLTAQRIYQDLVADFAFKGSYDCIKRFVRKFKKRTPHLVGHMHVLPGEEAQVDFGRGAPVLKNGRYQRPWFFKMVLSYSRHSYEEVVWKQDVETFIRCHEHAFTEFGGVPAVIRYDNLKSGVLDANLFEPELYPLYAEFAKHTGFVPLPCLPRKPEHKGKTESGVGYTKDNALKGLKFESLEAENAHLRNWNKNVARTRIHGTTKRQVWAVFINEEKPALKPLPAMAFVYFQIGQRTVLDDGHIEVKGAYYSVSHKLIGQRVQVRFNAETVKVLLKDQVVAFHRTIESGRFSTNKEHLPEGFCRTMEETKRYLLSRLAEIGPHCQKAGQEIILARGQLGFRAIRGILQLYKKYSADTLEQACYQAQQIHSVRYHTIKALCENRQYDLDLDDGRTAFLQHHEIIRPPQDYQHYAQALQQLTEKGD
- a CDS encoding 3'-5' exonuclease, producing MAEMIPESISANSEATAGEKRIFRLLQDALTPDEDFLVWYEPKIIDRYSDFIIFSQRFGLIAVEVKDWVISNIKEFNPRIFKGIFHGVEKEVANPVAQARDVATRIMELLRSISSLVHLEGEFRNKLKFPVGHCAILANISRAQAQEKGLLSNAQILGDFQTLFSDDISFDVDDKEQCREFITKLKKTFTVKYYFEPLTYNDLNALRFAIFPEVRVNVSKIRKLRTAEDEELLKTLDLQQERTAKSLGEGHRILKGVAGSGKTLVLACRVKYLKQIHPRWRILVVCFNISLRQYLRQLIQVSGNSGTVNNDIDIFHFHGLVKELTNANLTKLPDESEDEYDIRVGRILIGAIAEGRIKKGIYDAILIDEGQDFTTEWMQGLSQLLNENSDSLLFCYDPAQNVFGKRKPNWKTAGFKVQGKKPSELKKSYRNTVEILSIATKLGRIDAQAKQNTDDIIDCTLFPEIATKRHGELPVLKYFQDDESLVDFILDEIGKYIEQKECTFADIGVLYTDWKVLPPLFLDKFEKVFGADKCYWVTRDRESKINLDISSNDVKLLTLESCKGLEFRIVFFSGLEDLPKRTRDEESQRSLAYVGLTRAQDVLYVTALRKSGYVEELDNILASMKPSEYLPR
- a CDS encoding HNH endonuclease, with translation MTEVVKRGYIGLTDPDWYDYLSNHPHLDEVNFWQPHGNRAFRAIEPGEMFFFKLRAPFKRIAGFGFFERYESLPAWLAWESFGEMNGAPDFESMVDRIIRLRGDNGSRSGDFQIGCIMVTAPVFFPEDDWIKPPNNWAATGIQQGKRYDLLSGEGYRIFHECMERAEHSERYWNVDHVADDAPRYGEPLLVRPRLGQGIFSLEVRDAYRGACAVTGEHSGPVLEASHIVPYGRGGKHTIDNGLLLRSDLHRLFDRGYVTVTPEYKFRVGERLRQEFNNGRSYYGLNDLTIFIPEREAWQPKREYLEWHLIELFKG
- a CDS encoding FlgD immunoglobulin-like domain containing protein, whose protein sequence is MCHSAASGVFTTSTGTDISPVALWQSTMMANAAKDPLWQAKVTAEVAEHPALQAVIEDKCTTCHMPMGKTEAFHLGNAHFSFEAGTTDPLSMDGVSCTLCHQIQPQNLGTIESFSGAYQITDIHDIFGPYPNPITTTMFNQVGYTPLHSSHVNHSELCATCHTLYTPYVNNQGEVAGYFPEQTPYLEWLNSQYSSQSVYCQTCHMPASPEPMRISSRPLGSSEKRTPIWGHDFVGGNIFMNTLIKANASELGVTAKDSRSDITIEITRQMLQERTVELTAEAFLTGDTLWAEVQVKNLTGHKFPTGFPSRRAWIHLRVTDDRGNPVFESGNWDANGEIIGLDEGCEPHHTVISMPEQVQIYEAVMQDVDNEVTYTLLRGARYHKDNRLPPKGFTRKIPDYASIAVIGSAADDPDFNSDPSGVEGSGTDRVIYKVALTGRSASFTLQAEVCYQTVTPRFVQDLVAHPTSKATAFKTFYEGSSNKPVLLKSISLPVVNTGVHQNNEEIEPKCFTLLKNYPNPFNASTVITFTIQKSGPISLEIYNLRGEKVKTMAARNHSAGEYKITWQGRDDQGDQVPSGIYVAALRSDERISTLRMILLR